A stretch of the Xiphias gladius isolate SHS-SW01 ecotype Sanya breed wild chromosome 21, ASM1685928v1, whole genome shotgun sequence genome encodes the following:
- the b9d2 gene encoding B9 domain-containing protein 2 isoform X1 encodes MIPLYSELHIIGQIVGASGFPQNSLFCKWGVHTGGAWRLLSGLKEGQTQVDIPQTGDVAYWSHPIDLHYATKGLQGWPKLHLQVWHQDSFGRCQLSGYGYCHVPSSPGHHRISCVTWRPLGSWQEQLAQMFVGGGPQLRSPDLVYSGADRYRLHTEAMGTVELELGVIMRHFDKYGVES; translated from the exons atgatCCCTTTATATTCAG AGCTGCATATTATCGGCCAGATCGTCGGGGCCAGTGGTTTCCCGCAGAACAGCCTATTTTGCAAATGGGGAGTTCATACGGGAGGAGCATGGCGTCTTCTGTCCGGGCTGAAGGAGGGTCAGACCCAGGTGGATATCCCCCAAACCGGAGACGTGGCGTACTGGAGCCACCCGATCGATCTGCACTACGCAACCAAGGGACTTCAAGGCTGGCCGAAGCTTCACCTCCAAGTGTGGCACCAGGACTCCTTCGGACGCTGCCAGTTGTCCGGATACGGGTACTGCCACGTCCCGTCTAGCCCCGGACATCACCGGATAAGCTGCGTGACCTGGAGGCCGCTCGGCTCCTGGCAAGAGCAGCTGGCGCAAATGTTTGTCGGCGGAGGACCCCAGCTTCGCAGCCCGGACCTCGTATACAGCGGGGCGGACAGATACAGACTACACACCGAAGCCATGGGGACTGTGGAGCTGGAGCTAGGCGTTATCATGAGACACTTTGACAAATATGGCGTCGAGAGTTAa
- the b9d2 gene encoding B9 domain-containing protein 2 isoform X2, with the protein MAELHIIGQIVGASGFPQNSLFCKWGVHTGGAWRLLSGLKEGQTQVDIPQTGDVAYWSHPIDLHYATKGLQGWPKLHLQVWHQDSFGRCQLSGYGYCHVPSSPGHHRISCVTWRPLGSWQEQLAQMFVGGGPQLRSPDLVYSGADRYRLHTEAMGTVELELGVIMRHFDKYGVES; encoded by the coding sequence ATGGCAGAGCTGCATATTATCGGCCAGATCGTCGGGGCCAGTGGTTTCCCGCAGAACAGCCTATTTTGCAAATGGGGAGTTCATACGGGAGGAGCATGGCGTCTTCTGTCCGGGCTGAAGGAGGGTCAGACCCAGGTGGATATCCCCCAAACCGGAGACGTGGCGTACTGGAGCCACCCGATCGATCTGCACTACGCAACCAAGGGACTTCAAGGCTGGCCGAAGCTTCACCTCCAAGTGTGGCACCAGGACTCCTTCGGACGCTGCCAGTTGTCCGGATACGGGTACTGCCACGTCCCGTCTAGCCCCGGACATCACCGGATAAGCTGCGTGACCTGGAGGCCGCTCGGCTCCTGGCAAGAGCAGCTGGCGCAAATGTTTGTCGGCGGAGGACCCCAGCTTCGCAGCCCGGACCTCGTATACAGCGGGGCGGACAGATACAGACTACACACCGAAGCCATGGGGACTGTGGAGCTGGAGCTAGGCGTTATCATGAGACACTTTGACAAATATGGCGTCGAGAGTTAa
- the poc1a gene encoding POC1 centriolar protein homolog A isoform X3 encodes MTSALSDPTLERHFKGHRDTVTSVDFSCNMKQIATGSMDSCVMIWNMKPQMRAYRFDGHKDAVISVQFSPSGHLVASASRDKTVRLWVPSMKAESTVFRAHTATVRSVNFSGDGQTLVTASDDKTIKVWTVHRQKFLFSLNQHINWVRCAKFSPDNRLIVSSSDDKTIKLWDKNSRECIHSFYEHAGYANLVDFHPSGTCIAAASTDNSVKVWDIRSHKMLQHYQVHSGVVNSLSFHSAGNFLITASSDSTVKILDLVEGKLLYTLHGHQGPVTCVAFSRTGEYFASGGSDEQVMVWKSNFDCSECSDTVRPQHKTTSSNQAPPASSTAHLPFNLHPSVLRSQTVSILEQRLTLTEDKLKECLENQMEIGLHLQRREEA; translated from the exons ATGACTTCTGCATTG TCTGATCCAACCCTAGAGAGACATTTCAAGGGTCACAGGGACACTGTGACAAGTGTGGACTTCAGCTGCAACATGAAACAGATCG CCACAGGCTCCATGGACTCCTGTGTCATGATCTGGAACATGAAACCTCAGATGCGAGCGTATCGCTTTGATGGGCACAAAGATGCTGTcatttctgttcagttttctCCCTCTGGCCACCTGGTGGCCTCTGCGTCCAGAGACAAGACTGTACGTCTTTGGGTGCCCAgcat GAAGGCTGAGTCAACAGTTTTCAGGGCTCACACGGCTACCGTTCGCAGTGTTAACTTTTCTGGTGATGGACAGACTCTGGTCACAGCCTCTGATGACAAGACCATCAAAGTGTGGACGGTACACAGGCAAAAGTTCCTGTTCTCTCTCAACCAACACATCAACTGGGTCCGCTGTGCTAA GTTTTCTCCAGACAATCGTTTGATTGTGTCATCCAGTGATGATAAGACTATAAAGCTGTGGGACAAGAACAGCAGAGAGTGTATTCATTCGTTCTATGAACATGCTGG TTATGCAAACCTTGTGGACTTCCATCCCAGTGGAACTTGCATTGCTGCTGCCAGTACCGACAACTCTGTTAAGGTTTGGGACATCAGATCCCATAAGATGCTACAACACTACCAAG tcCACAGTGGTGTGGTGAACAGCTTGTCTTTCCACTCGGCTGGTAATTTCCTCATCACTGCGTCCAGCGATTCCACCGTGAAGATACTGGACCTTGTAGAGGGCAAGCTACTGTATACACTGCATGGACACcag GGTCCAGTGACCTGTGTGGCCTTCTCCAGGACAGGAGAGTACTTTGCCTCTGGAGGCTCTGATGAACAG GTAATGGTGTGGAAGAGCAACTTTGACTGCAGTGAGTGCAGTGACACTGTTAGACCACAACATAAAACTACTTCCAGCAATCAGGCCCCACCAGCCAGCTCCACGGCTCACCTTCCCTTTAACTTGCACCCATCTGTGCTCCGCAGCCAG